aaaataaataaatactttagCACTCAATAAATCTCAATAAATATATTTCGGATACCAGAGTAGTACACTAAGAAAATCCACTGATAAAGGTCATATGATAGAACAATGAAGGCACAATGAAAACTGGAGGAAGGGTGCGAAGATGCCTTATAATGTTAAATGACAAAGTTTAACAAGAATAAAAACAATGCTTGAACATAattattcctctttttttttaatcaatcaTTCCTTTTACTCAGCAGGGCCACTTTGTCTACCCACCTTTGTTGGGCAAACCTGAACGCATGCAAAGCATTCCCTCTACAAGAATCGGATAAGACTCCTGCTTCGCCGGCAGACGTAGCTCTAAGAAATTGTTTGCACCAAAAGAATTTGAACCTTAGACCTAATGGAGGGATTCCACAAAGATTAAGGCCCTTACCACCTAAGCCAATCCCTTGGGGGTTCCAATTTCTCTTAACCTCTGACAAACTTGCAAAATACTGTGAGATGTATGCAACTACAAAAGTGAACCGAATACATCTCAATATCACAGCCTAATTTTGTGCAATGTGATGTAAACAGCAAAAAGGAGCTAAACAAACCAAACAATTTTACGTGCACCAAAACCTGCAATGGAAGCTTTCTATGGCAAATTTCAAACAGTAATATACATTATAGGCTGCATGGCATCTGCAAGCATTAAAGCTTTTAGATAAACTCAACAAAATGCTAAAATCTTAAACACAATCAGATAAATCTAAAGAGCATAAATATCTTCTtaaatctttccaaaacatTATCCATGAGATGACAAAGGGATAAGGTGTTGCACTTGTCCATTAACTGACTACCAGCATATCTGCCTGAGAAAAATGGAACAGTCAGAAGTATGGACTGTAACGCATTGGCATTCTGAATCTTGGAACCTTCCTGCAACAGAAATATGCTAGAGTTTCACTCTAAAGGTTCACAGAGGGCAGATAACAATCAAATGAAGGAAAAGCAAGACTGGCTGGAGAATCACAAGTTAATCCATGACCAAGAAGAGAAGGCAGTCTTCAAGAAGCGTACCCATATCCATAAGGGGAGAAGCTGTAGGGAGCTATAATGGGGCTTCTGGCTCGCATAAAGGGATTGGCTCGACGAGCACGATACGGCTTCAACCCAGGTATATTGGTCCGTTTGGCAGTCACCTGCAACcatatttaaaaagttcatgcgGTTGAAAAACTACCAATGTTTGGAACTTATATCAATAAAGTTTCAAAATCATCCGCAAGTCAAATTGATGTGTATATTGttccaaaatatataaaaggaaaaaaaatgaaaactattgCTTTCACCTTTAAGTGGCGTCCATGTAGTTGAGATTCATTCAACAGGAGAGCCTCTTGGACAGCCTCTGCTTCGACAAATTCCACATAAGCATAACCCTTTGGCTGACCAAACTTGTCTGTGCGAATAGTGACTCTGTTCACTGTTCCACATGTCTGGAAATGCTGCTGTACTTCTTCAGGAGTACATGCATAATCCACCTGCAGACCCAGTTTGTGCCCAAAAGAATTAGGCCTAACAGATCAATTCAGTGTTACAACTGAACTAGATGCTGAACACTGAAACCAACCTTATACTAGTACAACCAGCTAGTTGAACCCTCCATTACATTAGATATAGAAATATGATTAATGGAATGTACAATGTCTAGGTATTCAACTACTTTGTCACCAAAACTCGTGGTTCAAACTACCATAACAAAGATTGGCTACTAGCTTTCAAGATTCATGAAACCAGTATATCTGGGTCTCATCTTGATGTTCTGGCAGGTGTGTTCTTCAACGACTATTCAAATAACACAtcgtaatttatttatttatttaaaaaatatgtgaagGGTTAGATATAAGCCTCAAATCCACCCACCATCAATGCCTTTACTACTTTATTAGATTCACTTAAGAAACTTTATTGATTAAGGCTGAAACATAGATGTAGGGCATGTATAAAACATACAGCATTCATTGCCAACCAAAAAGGCAACTTTGCTAGAGGGACTTGACCCCTCATGATTTCTAAAACAATAATGGTTACATAAGAAGAtgagaaaattcaaatatagaGTTTCCATGCCAAAAGTACACGCACATCAGTCATAAGAATGCCAGACAAAACTGCCATAGAAAAAAGTCATTTCTCCATGTTTATTACCTCAGAAAAGCATgtaatttaagaattttgagcCAAATTAATAGAAATGTCAGTTCAGGTCCTTgatactaacaaaaaaataattaaaataaagtcAATAAAGATAAGCTCGCTAACCATGAAACTTTTAGAAATTAACTGGGGAAGACATAAGAGATACCTAAGAGGTCATAGATCATTCTTGTGATCTTGTCTTGAGTAGTAAACAAGAAAAGCAAACAATAATACTGGAAAGACATAAGAGATACCTATTTAATccaagtgagaaaaaaaaaaagaaaaaaaaaaagggagatcAATGACCTCTCACCAGATATAGCAAAACACCTAAACATTCCTCGAGCAATAATCGCCACCAAAAGCAGCAGCTGGCTTTGCCAATATGACAGCTATACCCATGCCTAGCCCTTAATCTTCAAGGCATATTACACCTCTCAACTGTTTTGAGTCTGGGTTAGGAATCTTGAATAACATCCGTTCCTCTGGCCATCCCAGCCCCAGAACAAGTGTTTATACCAACAAAAGTGATACATATCCTAGTCCattgcttcattttttctttttctatcaccCTCTCCAAAATGGCAAGTGGTGAGATTTTGGCTtctagtagtttttttttcctctttcctttCCATTTCTTTTCCCAAATTTTACTTTCCGAAACtttcaatactttttttttttttttccaaacaattttAATCACTTTCATTGTTTTCTCTCTTCTGTAATCCTATACTTTTATCCTCTTTCCTTCCCCTCCCCCCCTCTTTTTGTTGAAATtcattattatttcttttcctagCCCAGCTGTATTTCACATCAGAAATACTTCCAACCACACCCTTAGTTAATCAGAAAACTCGAAGAGTGACGCCTGACCTGCGATTGTAGTCAAACACAAAGTCAATGCAAGACTCTAAAGCTTAGAAAATCCCATGCGCACGTTCACACACAAATCTCAACTTGGAATTATCAACAAGAATATGAGCAATCATGCACATCTAATGAAACTGATTACAGTTCTAACATGGTATGATTTTAGAACTCTTCAAGGAAGTGATTAAATAACTCCAAGTTAGTGATTCACTTGGCCGCCAGATACAATTGCCGCAAACATTGAAAACTCCGCTCCATTGATTAGAAAGGTCGTTTAGCTGGAAAAGGTAAGGGGCAGAAAGAAAGGCCTAAATCATTGTTAACCGAAACCATTAAGCATTTTTGAACAGGTATAACGCCAAGCAAAAACCAGAGTCAATATCACAAAAAGGGGAGAAGGTTAAAAGGAGCAATCACTATCCCATACTACATCAAGAATCCAAAACTTGAAGCTTGAGTCCTATCATGAGGGAAAAGATCAATGGACAAGTTGTGATCTGATGGCAAGAATTACTGGAAACAAAACCAGACATTTAGGAAAGAACTAAAGATGCCATTTAGAATCTGTACACCTAAAACAATTGACAAACCTGCTAATCCACATTTTAGCACCTGTTTGGTTCTTTTTAAAGAGAACGGTCCTACATTCTTCGAGTAGGAGGGATGGAGAGGGAATggggagggagagggagaggaccTCTCCCTCCCATTGTTTGGTTGAAGTGGGGCAGAATGGAAGGAGAGCCATCCCCTTGTTGTTAGAGCTTATTAGCCAATTTTCAATGACTGTTACCTGAACACATAATCCAATAGGTGCTTATTCTCCATTGAACACGTTATGGTTGTTGAACgccaaaggagaaaaaaggaCTACTCAAGCTTGACTTTGTGCAAAGTGCAAACATGTAGTTCATGCCCTATTTCAATGCAACCAAATAAAAGTAGCTAACACATTCCAAAAGCTAATTGAGGAGAACCTATCTGCATCAAGTGTTCAAGTGGGGAGCACTATTAGGCTTAAATACTACCTATCCCAGACTTTGGAAAAGGTTCAATTTCAGTTCCAGCAATATACTCTCTTATTGATATaatccttcttctttttaaacttaaatttCCTAACTTCAATTATATTTTGTCCTCTTAACTTTCATGCAACTTGAAAGATAATTGAATTCTATAAAGACAAACTACaaaattaaacaagaaaaagaggCCTCACATTGCCAACAAAAATTGATCGAGAATCTACTTCCTCTCTATTTGCCTGTGCTGCAGCTTCACTAGCAGGATCTAGTcgcacaaaaaaagaaaaaaagaaacatatcAAGTTATATGTATCAATATCGTCATAATCATCATTATATATATCAGGTTATAAAATCGAGCATCACACAACCacccattaaaaacaaaaacatcatGAGGTGTTAAACTTCTTAACTTATCCTTCTAATCTGATTCAACCACAAAGTCATCTTCTAATTAAACATATATCAAATATCCCCAGCATTATATTATCATGAAATTCAAATTGAACTTGCGTTTAGAGGCTgctgctttttttcttttttttttcatcttatatGGGACAAAGAATAACTCCAATAATGTAAATCAACAGTCCTTCTGCACCTTTTTCTTGGGaccgaaaagaaaaaagaacataaaatataacaaaaatacaTCGTCATCTCGGGAACCCATGATTAATTACCAAGACTttcttctttctaatttttcagGGAGATCAAATCGAAACCTGATCACTAAAAGAACATGCACTCAAATATTAATCATGACCTACTGACAGAGCTTCTTACCAGAATTGAAACCTATATACTACtgtaaaaaatcaatgtaaaaccaaaaaatataaataaaaaaccacaaaatactagaaattacattaaaaataaaaaattaaagaagctgtGTATATAACGAatctgattaaaaaaaaaccttgtgtAGAGCCCATTTGCATTTCGACCTTGGCCTGCATCTCTCGCAGAGCAGCCGCTTCGTCCTCCATCTCCTTCAACCGCTTCTTCATGTCGTCAAGTTCCtgcaatacatttttttttaaaattagggtttcgcttttttcttcttcaattaaACCTTTCAGGGGAGTCGAAATAAAGTTTTGAGAAAAGGAAACGCATTACTGCTTCGTTGTTGTTAGGGGTGTCCTCTGCGCCAGATGTGTCCACGTCCTCGTGCTCCATCTCTCTCTGCCCCtttctctctcgctcgctcgcCTGTTGCGTCTGCGTTTCTGCCAGAAGAACCCCCAAACAGTAAAGAGCTACTTCTCGTCAAGGTTTCACTACGGTTCTCATAGTCCTGCTTGCTACAATTCGGCCCTTGACACGTAggcataaattttatttaaaaaaataaaaaattacttaaataaAATGTTtcgtcctttctttttttttttttttttttttttttaagatgatatTTCGAAGTAATTCTATTAatatattaagtgtccatcaaatgtccattaaaaaatgaggtggcttttaaaatcatcattaagcGTGTAAttaatcaaatggtgattttaaaagctacctatGTATATatccttaaatttaaaatttaaaaattgaaaacaaaaaacaaaaaaaaaaaaagtcaaaaggaaaaaaaaaaaggggtagaACTCATAGCTGACATAGAGCCAAAGCTACGAGTTCtttcactttgttttttttttaaaaaaaaaagaaaaagaaaaaaagaaaaaaaagattggcgtattttgaaaattttcaaatcgttaataaagatttaataaaaaaaaatccaaatggaTTGGTGACATTGCAAACTTTTTAAACTGAATTCCCGACATTGAGAGCTTTTAAACTTTAAGGATGTAATTGCAAAAGCGATGACACTTTAGGGAGTAAGTGGagtttcaaaaaagaaaaagaaaaagaaaaaaaaggagtttgTGTATTATTTGATTAAGAGCTAATGAGTCATGGCACTGACCAACTATTAGGCTACGTTTGGAAAATTGGAATGGTCATTTCTTAAGAATAAGAATGAATATTGCTAGGAATACAAGAAACTAAATTTGAATCATATTCTTCTAATTGGTGACAACACAAGTGTATACCCTGCATTAAATTAGGATCAAGGACACCCTAAATAGTATGTAACTGTTTATAATAGAGTTGGATTAGTCACAAatttcaaaaaggaaaaaaaaaaaaaaaaaaaaaaaaaaaagagagaagaagggaTTTTAAATAGCTAGGAGTAATTTTATATGAAAACTGTTGAACGATAGGTaagggaaaaagaagagagatgtTCGGTCATCGCCTAAACGATCCGGGTCAGCAACATGTCCAAACGGTCCAGAAATTGTCCGAAAGATGATAGTTTGCATGCGAACTGGATAAGACCAACACTGCACAAACGCAGTGAAGGTCTTTAAAACCCCCATTATGAACCGTAGGGCACCATTTGGTACGTGCCCTAacctctagagagagagagagagaaagtgagagaggAAGATGAAGTTGGGATTTCTTAAGAGTTTGAGCTCAAATCTTCTAGTGGGTAAGCCATGCACCTCTTTCCTTGGCCTAtcttgtttatattttgtttttaatgttatGTTAAGATGTTACGATGAGTTTATTTTCATGCGTGTGAATGTATACGTGTGTTTTAAATTGTAAAAATTGAGCTTTTGTGATGAAAGATGGTGACTTTAGGGTTAAAGAGTTGAGTTTTGTGGATAATATGTTCTATTGAGAATGTTGGACTGTATAAGAGTAAACTTACTTCTAAAGGTATTGTGGTGATCCTTGTGATTTTTGGAGTATTGTTAAAGAAAGTTTTGCTTTTtggtaaaaa
The sequence above is drawn from the Alnus glutinosa chromosome 11, dhAlnGlut1.1, whole genome shotgun sequence genome and encodes:
- the LOC133882832 gene encoding polyadenylate-binding protein 2-like isoform X2, encoding MEHEDVDTSGAEDTPNNNEELDDMKKRLKEMEDEAAALREMQAKVEMQMGSTQDPASEAAAQANREEVDSRSIFVGNVDYACTPEEVQQHFQTCGTVNRVTIRTDKFGQPKGYAYVEFVEAEAVQEALLLNESQLHGRHLKVTAKRTNIPGLKPYRARRANPFMRARSPIIAPYSFSPYGYGKVPRFRMPMRYSPYF
- the LOC133882832 gene encoding polyadenylate-binding protein 2-like isoform X1 — protein: MEHEDVDTSGAEDTPNNNEAELDDMKKRLKEMEDEAAALREMQAKVEMQMGSTQDPASEAAAQANREEVDSRSIFVGNVDYACTPEEVQQHFQTCGTVNRVTIRTDKFGQPKGYAYVEFVEAEAVQEALLLNESQLHGRHLKVTAKRTNIPGLKPYRARRANPFMRARSPIIAPYSFSPYGYGKVPRFRMPMRYSPYF